A single Hemitrygon akajei unplaced genomic scaffold, sHemAka1.3 Scf000037, whole genome shotgun sequence DNA region contains:
- the LOC140720125 gene encoding uncharacterized protein encodes MAKQNHLVISTEQTSPVHTEKMPFTCSDCGKEFTSSSQLKVHGRVHTGERPFTCSDCGKRFTRSSHLLRHQLVHTGEKPFICSECGKAFTRSSQLQEHQQTHTGEKPFSCSECGKGFTRSSDLKVHQQVHTGVSPFTCSECGKGFTHSSKLQRHLLVHTGERPFTCTECGKGFTQSSKLQTHWLVHTGEKPFACSVCEKGFTRSSQLKEHQRIHTGEKPFTCSDCGKEFARAAQLSVHQRFHTGEKPFSCSECGKRFTLSSDMKIHQRVHTGERPFTCSDYCGKVFARSSGLKVHQRVHTGERPFTCSDCGKEFAGSSDLKIHLRVHIGERPFTCSVCVKGFTHSSTLQRHQLVHTGERPFTCSECGKGFTQSSNLLSHQRIHTGERPFTCSDCGKAFAHSSTLLSHQRIHTGERPFTCPECGKGFTRSSKLQRHQLVHTGEKPFTFSDCGKGFT; translated from the exons ATGGCAAAACAGAATCAtttagtcatctcaactgaacaaACGTCACCAGTTCACACTGAgaagatgccgttcacctgctcagactgtgggaaggagttcacttcgtcatctcaactgaaggtacacgggcgagttcacactggggagaggccgttcacctgctcagactgtgggaagcgattcactcggtcatctcacctactgagacaccagctggttcacactggggagaaaccgttcatctgctcagaatgtgggaaggcattcactcggtcatctcaactacaggaacatcagcaaactcacactggggagaaaccgttcagctgctcagaatgtgggaagggattcacccggTCATctgacctgaaggtacatcagcaagttcatacTGGGGTGagtccgttcacctgctctgaatgtgggaaaggattcacgcactcatccaaactacagagacacttgctggttcacactggggagaggccattcacctgcactgaatgtgggaagggattcactcagtcatccaaactacagacacactggctggttcacaccggggagaaaccgtttGCCTGCTCCgtatgtgagaaaggattcacacggtcatctcaactgaaggaacatcagcgaattcacactggggagaaaccattcacttgctcagactgtgggaaggagttcGCTCGTGCAGCTCAGCTGAGCGTACATCAACGatttcacaccggggagaaaccgttcagctgctctgaatgtgggaagagattcactctgtcatctgacatgaaaatacatcagcgagttcacactggggagaggccgttcacctgctcggact actgtggaaaggtgTTCGCTCGATCATCTGGCTTGAAagttcatcagcgagttcacactggggagaggcctttcacctgctcagactgtgggaaggagtttGCTGGGTCATCGGACTTGAAAatacatctgcgagttcacattggggagaggccgttcacctgctctgtgtgtgtgaagggattcactcactcatccaccctacagagacaccagctggttcacactggggagaggccattcacctgctctgaatgtgggaagggattcactcagtcatccaaccttttGTCACACCAGCGAAtccacactggggaaaggccgttcacctgctcagattgtgggaaggcattcgctcactcatccacccttttgtcacatcagcgaatccacactggggagaggccattcacctgccctgaatgtgggaagggattcactcggtcatccaagctacagagacaccagttagttcatactggggagaaaccattcactttctcagattgtgggaagggattcacttag